A single region of the Mustela lutreola isolate mMusLut2 chromosome 2, mMusLut2.pri, whole genome shotgun sequence genome encodes:
- the GORASP1 gene encoding Golgi reassembly-stacking protein 1 isoform X2: MHWLRTVKQRGPDSSLSGRRGTAKGGLPGLRVPVWWGRPELDSRVRVPDKPLATGSWRCASLETEVQENSPAQQAGLEPYFDFIITIGHSRLNKENDTLKALLKANVERPVKLEVFNMKTMKVREVEVVPSNMWGGQGLLGASVRFCSFRRASEHVWHVLDVEPSSPASLAGLRPYTDYVVGSDQILQESEDFFTLIESHEGKPLKLMVYNSESDSCREVTVTPNAAWGGEGSLGCGIGYGYLHRIPTQPPSHHKKPPDAPPPDAPPPDAPPPDVSPPGAPPPGAPPPDAPPPDTLLPDAPPPGPTPQDSPASSGLETGSRQDDYMEALLQAPSSFMEGQFSEPGSPSRGAPDLGGFPHPMETPLQPPPPVQRVMDPGFLDVSGISLLDSSNASVWPGLPSATELTSTGLSASGPEDVSSSGSHERGGEATWSGSEFEVSFPDSPGTQAQPDHLPQLTLPDSLISAASPEDGLSAELLEAQAEDEPASTESPEFGAEAEGAGGQALFSTPE, encoded by the exons ATGCACTGGCTACGAACAGTGAAGCAGAGGGGGCCAGACTCTTCATTAAGCGGCCGGCGGGGGACGGCGAAAGGCGG GCTCCCGGGCCTCCGAGTCCCGGTCTGGTGGGGCCGCCCGGAGCTGGATTCCCGAGTCAGGGTCCCCGACAAGCCTCTCGCGACCGGAAGTTGGAGGTGCGCGTCCCTGGAAACGGAG GTGCAGGAGAACTCCCCAGCCCAGCAGGCAGGCCTGGAACCCTACTTTGATTTCATCATCACCATCGGGCACTCGAGGCTG AACAAGGAGAATGACACGCTGAAGGCCCTGCTGAAGGCCAATGTGGAGAGGCCCGTGAAGCTGGAGGTGTTTAACATGAAGACCATGAAGGTGCGCGAAGTGGAGGTGGTGCCCAGCAACATGTGGGGCGGCCAGGGCCTGCTGGGGGCCAGTGTGCGCTTCTGCAGCTTCCGCAGAGCCAGCGAGCACGTGTGGCACGTGCTG GACGTGGAACCCTCTTCACCTGCCTCCCTTGCTGGCCTGCGCCCATACACAGACTATGTGGTTGGCTCAGACCAGATCCTCCAGGAG TCCGAGGACTTCTTTACGCTCATCGAGTCCCACGAGGGGAAGCCCCTGAAGCTGATGGTTTACAACTCCGAATCCGACTCCTGCCGGGAGGTGACTGTAACTCCCAATGCAGCCTGGGGTGGAGAGGGCAG TCTGGGGTGTGGTATTGGCTACGGGTATCTGCACCGGATCCCAACCCAGCCTCCCAGCCACCATAAGAAGCCACCTGACGCCCCTCCACCTGATGCCCCGCCACCTGACGCCCCGCCACCTGACGTCTCGCCACCTGGTGCCCCGCCACCTGGTGCCCCTCCTCCTGATGCCCCGCCACCTGACACCCTGCTTCCTGATGCCCCGCCACCTGGACCCACCCCTCAGGACTCTCCTGCCTCTTCAGGCCTGGAGACAGGCTCCAGGCAGGATGACTACATGGAG GCCCTGCTGCAGGCACCCAGCTCCTTCATGGAGGGACAGTTTTCTGAGCCTGGGAGTCCTAGCCGTGGTGCTCCAGACCTTGGGGGATTTCCACATCCCATGGAGACACCTCTTCAACCTCCACCTCCAGTGCAGCGTGTCATGGACCCAG GCTTCCTGGATGTGTCAGGTATCTCGCTCTTGGACAGCAGCAATGCCAGTGTCTGGCCCGGCCTGCCCTCTGCCACAGAGCTGACGTCCACGGGTCTCTCAGCCTCTGGCCCTGAGGATGTCTCCAGCAGCGGTTCTCACGAGCGTGGTG GTGAGGCCACTTGGTCCGGATCAGAGTTTGAGGTCTCCTTCCCGGACagcccaggcacccaggcacaaCCAGACCACCTGCCTCAGCTAACTCTTCCCGACAGCCTCATCTCGGCAGCCTCACCGGAAGACGGCCTGTCTGCTGAGCTGCTCGAAGCGCAGGCTGAGGATGAGCCAGCAAGCACAGAGAGCCCAGAGTTCGGGGCGGAGGCTGAGGGGGCAGGTGGCCAGGCCCTGTTCTCCACCCCTGAATAA
- the GORASP1 gene encoding Golgi reassembly-stacking protein 1 isoform X1: MHWLRTVKQRGPDSSLSGRRGTAKGGLPGLRVPVWWGRPELDSRVRVPDKPLATGSWRCASLETEVQENSPAQQAGLEPYFDFIITIGHSRLNKENDTLKALLKANVERPVKLEVFNMKTMKVREVEVVPSNMWGGQGLLGASVRFCSFRRASEHVWHVLDVEPSSPASLAGLRPYTDYVVGSDQILQESEDFFTLIESHEGKPLKLMVYNSESDSCREVTVTPNAAWGGEGSLGCGIGYGYLHRIPTQPPSHHKKPPDAPPPDAPPPDAPPPDVSPPGAPPPGAPPPDAPPPDTLLPDAPPPGPTPQDSPASSGLETGSRQDDYMEALLQAPSSFMEGQFSEPGSPSRGAPDLGGFPHPMETPLQPPPPVQRVMDPGFLDVSGISLLDSSNASVWPGLPSATELTSTGLSASGPEDVSSSGSHERGGEATWSGSEFEVSFPDSPGTQAQPDHLPQLTLPDSLISAASPEDGLSAELLEAQAEDEPASTESPEFGAEAEGAGIQAAQWRIQTANLNSPT, translated from the exons ATGCACTGGCTACGAACAGTGAAGCAGAGGGGGCCAGACTCTTCATTAAGCGGCCGGCGGGGGACGGCGAAAGGCGG GCTCCCGGGCCTCCGAGTCCCGGTCTGGTGGGGCCGCCCGGAGCTGGATTCCCGAGTCAGGGTCCCCGACAAGCCTCTCGCGACCGGAAGTTGGAGGTGCGCGTCCCTGGAAACGGAG GTGCAGGAGAACTCCCCAGCCCAGCAGGCAGGCCTGGAACCCTACTTTGATTTCATCATCACCATCGGGCACTCGAGGCTG AACAAGGAGAATGACACGCTGAAGGCCCTGCTGAAGGCCAATGTGGAGAGGCCCGTGAAGCTGGAGGTGTTTAACATGAAGACCATGAAGGTGCGCGAAGTGGAGGTGGTGCCCAGCAACATGTGGGGCGGCCAGGGCCTGCTGGGGGCCAGTGTGCGCTTCTGCAGCTTCCGCAGAGCCAGCGAGCACGTGTGGCACGTGCTG GACGTGGAACCCTCTTCACCTGCCTCCCTTGCTGGCCTGCGCCCATACACAGACTATGTGGTTGGCTCAGACCAGATCCTCCAGGAG TCCGAGGACTTCTTTACGCTCATCGAGTCCCACGAGGGGAAGCCCCTGAAGCTGATGGTTTACAACTCCGAATCCGACTCCTGCCGGGAGGTGACTGTAACTCCCAATGCAGCCTGGGGTGGAGAGGGCAG TCTGGGGTGTGGTATTGGCTACGGGTATCTGCACCGGATCCCAACCCAGCCTCCCAGCCACCATAAGAAGCCACCTGACGCCCCTCCACCTGATGCCCCGCCACCTGACGCCCCGCCACCTGACGTCTCGCCACCTGGTGCCCCGCCACCTGGTGCCCCTCCTCCTGATGCCCCGCCACCTGACACCCTGCTTCCTGATGCCCCGCCACCTGGACCCACCCCTCAGGACTCTCCTGCCTCTTCAGGCCTGGAGACAGGCTCCAGGCAGGATGACTACATGGAG GCCCTGCTGCAGGCACCCAGCTCCTTCATGGAGGGACAGTTTTCTGAGCCTGGGAGTCCTAGCCGTGGTGCTCCAGACCTTGGGGGATTTCCACATCCCATGGAGACACCTCTTCAACCTCCACCTCCAGTGCAGCGTGTCATGGACCCAG GCTTCCTGGATGTGTCAGGTATCTCGCTCTTGGACAGCAGCAATGCCAGTGTCTGGCCCGGCCTGCCCTCTGCCACAGAGCTGACGTCCACGGGTCTCTCAGCCTCTGGCCCTGAGGATGTCTCCAGCAGCGGTTCTCACGAGCGTGGTG GTGAGGCCACTTGGTCCGGATCAGAGTTTGAGGTCTCCTTCCCGGACagcccaggcacccaggcacaaCCAGACCACCTGCCTCAGCTAACTCTTCCCGACAGCCTCATCTCGGCAGCCTCACCGGAAGACGGCCTGTCTGCTGAGCTGCTCGAAGCGCAGGCTGAGGATGAGCCAGCAAGCACAGAGAGCCCAGAGTTCGGGGCGGAGGCTGAGGGGGCAG GCATCCAGGCTGCCCAGTGGAGAATACAGACTGCGAATTTAAATTCACCAACCTAA
- the GORASP1 gene encoding Golgi reassembly-stacking protein 1 isoform X3, with the protein MGLGASAEQPAGGAEGFHLHGVQENSPAQQAGLEPYFDFIITIGHSRLNKENDTLKALLKANVERPVKLEVFNMKTMKVREVEVVPSNMWGGQGLLGASVRFCSFRRASEHVWHVLDVEPSSPASLAGLRPYTDYVVGSDQILQESEDFFTLIESHEGKPLKLMVYNSESDSCREVTVTPNAAWGGEGSLGCGIGYGYLHRIPTQPPSHHKKPPDAPPPDAPPPDAPPPDVSPPGAPPPGAPPPDAPPPDTLLPDAPPPGPTPQDSPASSGLETGSRQDDYMEALLQAPSSFMEGQFSEPGSPSRGAPDLGGFPHPMETPLQPPPPVQRVMDPGFLDVSGISLLDSSNASVWPGLPSATELTSTGLSASGPEDVSSSGSHERGGEATWSGSEFEVSFPDSPGTQAQPDHLPQLTLPDSLISAASPEDGLSAELLEAQAEDEPASTESPEFGAEAEGAGIQAAQWRIQTANLNSPT; encoded by the exons ATGGGTCTGGGCGCCAGCGCCGAGCAGCCCGCGGGCGGCGCCGAGGGCTTCCATCTGCACGGG GTGCAGGAGAACTCCCCAGCCCAGCAGGCAGGCCTGGAACCCTACTTTGATTTCATCATCACCATCGGGCACTCGAGGCTG AACAAGGAGAATGACACGCTGAAGGCCCTGCTGAAGGCCAATGTGGAGAGGCCCGTGAAGCTGGAGGTGTTTAACATGAAGACCATGAAGGTGCGCGAAGTGGAGGTGGTGCCCAGCAACATGTGGGGCGGCCAGGGCCTGCTGGGGGCCAGTGTGCGCTTCTGCAGCTTCCGCAGAGCCAGCGAGCACGTGTGGCACGTGCTG GACGTGGAACCCTCTTCACCTGCCTCCCTTGCTGGCCTGCGCCCATACACAGACTATGTGGTTGGCTCAGACCAGATCCTCCAGGAG TCCGAGGACTTCTTTACGCTCATCGAGTCCCACGAGGGGAAGCCCCTGAAGCTGATGGTTTACAACTCCGAATCCGACTCCTGCCGGGAGGTGACTGTAACTCCCAATGCAGCCTGGGGTGGAGAGGGCAG TCTGGGGTGTGGTATTGGCTACGGGTATCTGCACCGGATCCCAACCCAGCCTCCCAGCCACCATAAGAAGCCACCTGACGCCCCTCCACCTGATGCCCCGCCACCTGACGCCCCGCCACCTGACGTCTCGCCACCTGGTGCCCCGCCACCTGGTGCCCCTCCTCCTGATGCCCCGCCACCTGACACCCTGCTTCCTGATGCCCCGCCACCTGGACCCACCCCTCAGGACTCTCCTGCCTCTTCAGGCCTGGAGACAGGCTCCAGGCAGGATGACTACATGGAG GCCCTGCTGCAGGCACCCAGCTCCTTCATGGAGGGACAGTTTTCTGAGCCTGGGAGTCCTAGCCGTGGTGCTCCAGACCTTGGGGGATTTCCACATCCCATGGAGACACCTCTTCAACCTCCACCTCCAGTGCAGCGTGTCATGGACCCAG GCTTCCTGGATGTGTCAGGTATCTCGCTCTTGGACAGCAGCAATGCCAGTGTCTGGCCCGGCCTGCCCTCTGCCACAGAGCTGACGTCCACGGGTCTCTCAGCCTCTGGCCCTGAGGATGTCTCCAGCAGCGGTTCTCACGAGCGTGGTG GTGAGGCCACTTGGTCCGGATCAGAGTTTGAGGTCTCCTTCCCGGACagcccaggcacccaggcacaaCCAGACCACCTGCCTCAGCTAACTCTTCCCGACAGCCTCATCTCGGCAGCCTCACCGGAAGACGGCCTGTCTGCTGAGCTGCTCGAAGCGCAGGCTGAGGATGAGCCAGCAAGCACAGAGAGCCCAGAGTTCGGGGCGGAGGCTGAGGGGGCAG GCATCCAGGCTGCCCAGTGGAGAATACAGACTGCGAATTTAAATTCACCAACCTAA
- the GORASP1 gene encoding Golgi reassembly-stacking protein 1 isoform X6, whose product MGLGASAEQPAGGAEGFHLHGDVEPSSPASLAGLRPYTDYVVGSDQILQESEDFFTLIESHEGKPLKLMVYNSESDSCREVTVTPNAAWGGEGSLGCGIGYGYLHRIPTQPPSHHKKPPDAPPPDAPPPDAPPPDVSPPGAPPPGAPPPDAPPPDTLLPDAPPPGPTPQDSPASSGLETGSRQDDYMEALLQAPSSFMEGQFSEPGSPSRGAPDLGGFPHPMETPLQPPPPVQRVMDPGFLDVSGISLLDSSNASVWPGLPSATELTSTGLSASGPEDVSSSGSHERGGEATWSGSEFEVSFPDSPGTQAQPDHLPQLTLPDSLISAASPEDGLSAELLEAQAEDEPASTESPEFGAEAEGAGIQAAQWRIQTANLNSPT is encoded by the exons ATGGGTCTGGGCGCCAGCGCCGAGCAGCCCGCGGGCGGCGCCGAGGGCTTCCATCTGCACGGG GACGTGGAACCCTCTTCACCTGCCTCCCTTGCTGGCCTGCGCCCATACACAGACTATGTGGTTGGCTCAGACCAGATCCTCCAGGAG TCCGAGGACTTCTTTACGCTCATCGAGTCCCACGAGGGGAAGCCCCTGAAGCTGATGGTTTACAACTCCGAATCCGACTCCTGCCGGGAGGTGACTGTAACTCCCAATGCAGCCTGGGGTGGAGAGGGCAG TCTGGGGTGTGGTATTGGCTACGGGTATCTGCACCGGATCCCAACCCAGCCTCCCAGCCACCATAAGAAGCCACCTGACGCCCCTCCACCTGATGCCCCGCCACCTGACGCCCCGCCACCTGACGTCTCGCCACCTGGTGCCCCGCCACCTGGTGCCCCTCCTCCTGATGCCCCGCCACCTGACACCCTGCTTCCTGATGCCCCGCCACCTGGACCCACCCCTCAGGACTCTCCTGCCTCTTCAGGCCTGGAGACAGGCTCCAGGCAGGATGACTACATGGAG GCCCTGCTGCAGGCACCCAGCTCCTTCATGGAGGGACAGTTTTCTGAGCCTGGGAGTCCTAGCCGTGGTGCTCCAGACCTTGGGGGATTTCCACATCCCATGGAGACACCTCTTCAACCTCCACCTCCAGTGCAGCGTGTCATGGACCCAG GCTTCCTGGATGTGTCAGGTATCTCGCTCTTGGACAGCAGCAATGCCAGTGTCTGGCCCGGCCTGCCCTCTGCCACAGAGCTGACGTCCACGGGTCTCTCAGCCTCTGGCCCTGAGGATGTCTCCAGCAGCGGTTCTCACGAGCGTGGTG GTGAGGCCACTTGGTCCGGATCAGAGTTTGAGGTCTCCTTCCCGGACagcccaggcacccaggcacaaCCAGACCACCTGCCTCAGCTAACTCTTCCCGACAGCCTCATCTCGGCAGCCTCACCGGAAGACGGCCTGTCTGCTGAGCTGCTCGAAGCGCAGGCTGAGGATGAGCCAGCAAGCACAGAGAGCCCAGAGTTCGGGGCGGAGGCTGAGGGGGCAG GCATCCAGGCTGCCCAGTGGAGAATACAGACTGCGAATTTAAATTCACCAACCTAA
- the GORASP1 gene encoding Golgi reassembly-stacking protein 1 isoform X4 — protein sequence MESKEIEDLVQENSPAQQAGLEPYFDFIITIGHSRLNKENDTLKALLKANVERPVKLEVFNMKTMKVREVEVVPSNMWGGQGLLGASVRFCSFRRASEHVWHVLDVEPSSPASLAGLRPYTDYVVGSDQILQESEDFFTLIESHEGKPLKLMVYNSESDSCREVTVTPNAAWGGEGSLGCGIGYGYLHRIPTQPPSHHKKPPDAPPPDAPPPDAPPPDVSPPGAPPPGAPPPDAPPPDTLLPDAPPPGPTPQDSPASSGLETGSRQDDYMEALLQAPSSFMEGQFSEPGSPSRGAPDLGGFPHPMETPLQPPPPVQRVMDPGFLDVSGISLLDSSNASVWPGLPSATELTSTGLSASGPEDVSSSGSHERGGEATWSGSEFEVSFPDSPGTQAQPDHLPQLTLPDSLISAASPEDGLSAELLEAQAEDEPASTESPEFGAEAEGAGIQAAQWRIQTANLNSPT from the exons ATGGAAAGCAAAGAAATTGAGGACTtg GTGCAGGAGAACTCCCCAGCCCAGCAGGCAGGCCTGGAACCCTACTTTGATTTCATCATCACCATCGGGCACTCGAGGCTG AACAAGGAGAATGACACGCTGAAGGCCCTGCTGAAGGCCAATGTGGAGAGGCCCGTGAAGCTGGAGGTGTTTAACATGAAGACCATGAAGGTGCGCGAAGTGGAGGTGGTGCCCAGCAACATGTGGGGCGGCCAGGGCCTGCTGGGGGCCAGTGTGCGCTTCTGCAGCTTCCGCAGAGCCAGCGAGCACGTGTGGCACGTGCTG GACGTGGAACCCTCTTCACCTGCCTCCCTTGCTGGCCTGCGCCCATACACAGACTATGTGGTTGGCTCAGACCAGATCCTCCAGGAG TCCGAGGACTTCTTTACGCTCATCGAGTCCCACGAGGGGAAGCCCCTGAAGCTGATGGTTTACAACTCCGAATCCGACTCCTGCCGGGAGGTGACTGTAACTCCCAATGCAGCCTGGGGTGGAGAGGGCAG TCTGGGGTGTGGTATTGGCTACGGGTATCTGCACCGGATCCCAACCCAGCCTCCCAGCCACCATAAGAAGCCACCTGACGCCCCTCCACCTGATGCCCCGCCACCTGACGCCCCGCCACCTGACGTCTCGCCACCTGGTGCCCCGCCACCTGGTGCCCCTCCTCCTGATGCCCCGCCACCTGACACCCTGCTTCCTGATGCCCCGCCACCTGGACCCACCCCTCAGGACTCTCCTGCCTCTTCAGGCCTGGAGACAGGCTCCAGGCAGGATGACTACATGGAG GCCCTGCTGCAGGCACCCAGCTCCTTCATGGAGGGACAGTTTTCTGAGCCTGGGAGTCCTAGCCGTGGTGCTCCAGACCTTGGGGGATTTCCACATCCCATGGAGACACCTCTTCAACCTCCACCTCCAGTGCAGCGTGTCATGGACCCAG GCTTCCTGGATGTGTCAGGTATCTCGCTCTTGGACAGCAGCAATGCCAGTGTCTGGCCCGGCCTGCCCTCTGCCACAGAGCTGACGTCCACGGGTCTCTCAGCCTCTGGCCCTGAGGATGTCTCCAGCAGCGGTTCTCACGAGCGTGGTG GTGAGGCCACTTGGTCCGGATCAGAGTTTGAGGTCTCCTTCCCGGACagcccaggcacccaggcacaaCCAGACCACCTGCCTCAGCTAACTCTTCCCGACAGCCTCATCTCGGCAGCCTCACCGGAAGACGGCCTGTCTGCTGAGCTGCTCGAAGCGCAGGCTGAGGATGAGCCAGCAAGCACAGAGAGCCCAGAGTTCGGGGCGGAGGCTGAGGGGGCAG GCATCCAGGCTGCCCAGTGGAGAATACAGACTGCGAATTTAAATTCACCAACCTAA
- the GORASP1 gene encoding Golgi reassembly-stacking protein 1 isoform X5, with protein sequence MKTMKVREVEVVPSNMWGGQGLLGASVRFCSFRRASEHVWHVLDVEPSSPASLAGLRPYTDYVVGSDQILQESEDFFTLIESHEGKPLKLMVYNSESDSCREVTVTPNAAWGGEGSLGCGIGYGYLHRIPTQPPSHHKKPPDAPPPDAPPPDAPPPDVSPPGAPPPGAPPPDAPPPDTLLPDAPPPGPTPQDSPASSGLETGSRQDDYMEALLQAPSSFMEGQFSEPGSPSRGAPDLGGFPHPMETPLQPPPPVQRVMDPGFLDVSGISLLDSSNASVWPGLPSATELTSTGLSASGPEDVSSSGSHERGGEATWSGSEFEVSFPDSPGTQAQPDHLPQLTLPDSLISAASPEDGLSAELLEAQAEDEPASTESPEFGAEAEGAGIQAAQWRIQTANLNSPT encoded by the exons ATGAAGACCATGAAGGTGCGCGAAGTGGAGGTGGTGCCCAGCAACATGTGGGGCGGCCAGGGCCTGCTGGGGGCCAGTGTGCGCTTCTGCAGCTTCCGCAGAGCCAGCGAGCACGTGTGGCACGTGCTG GACGTGGAACCCTCTTCACCTGCCTCCCTTGCTGGCCTGCGCCCATACACAGACTATGTGGTTGGCTCAGACCAGATCCTCCAGGAG TCCGAGGACTTCTTTACGCTCATCGAGTCCCACGAGGGGAAGCCCCTGAAGCTGATGGTTTACAACTCCGAATCCGACTCCTGCCGGGAGGTGACTGTAACTCCCAATGCAGCCTGGGGTGGAGAGGGCAG TCTGGGGTGTGGTATTGGCTACGGGTATCTGCACCGGATCCCAACCCAGCCTCCCAGCCACCATAAGAAGCCACCTGACGCCCCTCCACCTGATGCCCCGCCACCTGACGCCCCGCCACCTGACGTCTCGCCACCTGGTGCCCCGCCACCTGGTGCCCCTCCTCCTGATGCCCCGCCACCTGACACCCTGCTTCCTGATGCCCCGCCACCTGGACCCACCCCTCAGGACTCTCCTGCCTCTTCAGGCCTGGAGACAGGCTCCAGGCAGGATGACTACATGGAG GCCCTGCTGCAGGCACCCAGCTCCTTCATGGAGGGACAGTTTTCTGAGCCTGGGAGTCCTAGCCGTGGTGCTCCAGACCTTGGGGGATTTCCACATCCCATGGAGACACCTCTTCAACCTCCACCTCCAGTGCAGCGTGTCATGGACCCAG GCTTCCTGGATGTGTCAGGTATCTCGCTCTTGGACAGCAGCAATGCCAGTGTCTGGCCCGGCCTGCCCTCTGCCACAGAGCTGACGTCCACGGGTCTCTCAGCCTCTGGCCCTGAGGATGTCTCCAGCAGCGGTTCTCACGAGCGTGGTG GTGAGGCCACTTGGTCCGGATCAGAGTTTGAGGTCTCCTTCCCGGACagcccaggcacccaggcacaaCCAGACCACCTGCCTCAGCTAACTCTTCCCGACAGCCTCATCTCGGCAGCCTCACCGGAAGACGGCCTGTCTGCTGAGCTGCTCGAAGCGCAGGCTGAGGATGAGCCAGCAAGCACAGAGAGCCCAGAGTTCGGGGCGGAGGCTGAGGGGGCAG GCATCCAGGCTGCCCAGTGGAGAATACAGACTGCGAATTTAAATTCACCAACCTAA